The proteins below come from a single Iocasia fonsfrigidae genomic window:
- a CDS encoding lactate racemase domain-containing protein, whose amino-acid sequence MENLIKKVPESSQFSYEEQKSYIKQLVDQIPEDAKRILILPPDITRKHSGAGVLTSIFYDFLRQMDIEIDIMPALGTHDPMENRKLKEMFGTGIPMEAFKTHDWRNDTIKIGEIPAEYVSEVTEDKVKQSIPVKVNECLIKGGYDLIISIGQVVPHEVVGMANYSKNVLVGVGGFEIISVSHFVGAVAGVENVMGRDHSPARKLYDYAQEHFLKDMPLLYILTVNSTDIDEESELTRMLGIFTGYDRSVFERAVEFSKKVNIIKVEKSLNKVVVYLDPEEFKTTWIGCKAVYRTRMAIADGGELIIIAPGLHKFGEDINNDRLIRKYGYVGTEKVLDLVKENSDLQENLSAAAHLIQGSSEGRFKINFACQHLRKQDIEGVNFNYLPLDRALEKYNINELDSGLNNVDGEEIFYINNPATGLWVAKDKF is encoded by the coding sequence TTGGAGAATTTAATAAAAAAAGTTCCAGAAAGCAGTCAATTTAGCTATGAAGAACAAAAATCTTATATTAAACAGCTAGTAGATCAGATTCCTGAAGATGCTAAACGGATATTAATTCTCCCCCCAGACATTACAAGGAAACATTCAGGTGCAGGTGTTTTAACAAGTATATTTTATGACTTTTTGCGGCAGATGGATATAGAGATAGATATAATGCCAGCATTAGGTACACATGACCCAATGGAAAACAGGAAATTAAAGGAAATGTTTGGCACTGGAATCCCTATGGAGGCCTTTAAAACTCATGATTGGCGCAATGATACTATTAAAATAGGTGAAATTCCTGCTGAATATGTTAGTGAAGTAACAGAAGATAAGGTGAAACAGTCGATTCCCGTTAAAGTAAATGAATGCTTGATCAAGGGTGGCTATGATCTAATTATTTCTATTGGTCAGGTAGTACCTCATGAAGTAGTAGGTATGGCAAATTACAGTAAGAATGTTCTTGTTGGTGTTGGAGGATTTGAAATAATAAGTGTATCACATTTTGTAGGGGCAGTTGCTGGAGTAGAAAATGTCATGGGACGCGATCATTCTCCAGCTAGAAAATTATATGATTATGCTCAGGAACATTTTTTAAAAGACATGCCGTTATTATATATTTTGACAGTAAATTCTACCGACATTGATGAAGAATCAGAACTGACCCGTATGTTGGGTATTTTTACTGGTTACGATAGATCGGTATTTGAAAGAGCAGTTGAATTTAGTAAAAAAGTAAATATTATAAAAGTAGAAAAATCTTTAAATAAGGTTGTTGTATATCTTGATCCAGAAGAATTTAAGACTACCTGGATAGGATGTAAGGCTGTATACCGGACTCGTATGGCTATTGCTGATGGAGGTGAGTTAATAATAATTGCTCCAGGGCTACATAAATTTGGAGAAGATATAAATAATGATAGATTAATAAGGAAGTATGGTTATGTTGGAACTGAAAAGGTACTTGACCTGGTAAAGGAAAATTCAGATTTACAAGAAAATTTATCAGCAGCAGCCCATCTTATTCAGGGGTCTTCTGAGGGAAGATTTAAGATAAACTTTGCTTGTCAACATTTAAGAAAACAGGATATAGAAGGTGTTAACTTTAATTACTTGCCATTAGACAGGGCTCTTGAAAAATATAATATAAATGAACTTGATAGTGGTTTAAATAATGTTGATGGTGAAGAGATATTTTATATAAATAACCCTGCAACTGGATTATGGGTTGCCAAAGATAAATTTTAA
- a CDS encoding IclR family transcriptional regulator has product MSKNVQSISRAINILEKLIYSDKGLGVTEISNSLALKKSTTHRILSTLVNHGYVAQDENSKYKVGLKFFEVGSVAINKLDLRNDVRPFLKKIRDKTNETVHLGLLDNNHVLYIDKVESLKTVRMFSEIGRKIEPHCTSLGKVLLAYSPDKVVDDIIDNGLIKYTDNTITEPDKLKEHLKEVRINGYAIDDEEQLMGVRCIAGPIFNYEGEVIASFSITGPLIRMSKEKIKELSELIKQYSIIISRSFGYIKNNDESV; this is encoded by the coding sequence TTGTCTAAAAATGTTCAGTCTATCTCAAGGGCAATAAATATATTAGAGAAGTTAATATATTCAGATAAGGGATTAGGGGTAACCGAGATAAGTAATAGTCTTGCTTTAAAAAAAAGCACAACACATAGGATTTTATCTACACTTGTAAATCATGGTTATGTAGCCCAGGATGAAAACAGTAAATATAAGGTTGGGTTAAAATTTTTTGAAGTAGGTAGTGTTGCAATTAATAAATTAGACTTAAGGAATGATGTTAGACCCTTTTTAAAGAAAATTAGGGATAAAACAAATGAAACTGTACACTTAGGTTTATTAGATAATAATCATGTATTATATATTGATAAAGTTGAGAGTTTAAAAACGGTAAGGATGTTTTCAGAAATTGGCCGAAAAATAGAGCCTCATTGTACTAGTCTAGGGAAAGTACTTTTAGCTTACTCTCCTGATAAAGTAGTAGATGATATAATTGATAATGGATTAATAAAGTATACAGATAATACCATTACTGAGCCAGATAAATTGAAAGAACATTTAAAAGAAGTAAGGATTAATGGCTATGCTATTGATGATGAAGAACAACTAATGGGTGTTCGCTGTATTGCTGGTCCAATTTTTAATTATGAAGGAGAAGTTATTGCTTCCTTTAGTATTACAGGACCACTTATTAGAATGAGTAAAGAGAAGATTAAAGAACTTTCAGAATTAATTAAACAGTATAGTATAATTATTTCAAGATCTTTTGGATATATAAAAAACAATGATGAAAGTGTTTAA
- a CDS encoding SDR family oxidoreductase codes for MDFAKINDLNDKVAVITGGAGVLCSEMSRYLGRSGAKVVVLDIAEEALEAISKDLDELGVEHLTIKTDVLDKGSIQNAANKVLSEYGRIDILINGAGGNKAEVTTGPDKSFFDLPEDAVKWVFDLNFMGTFLCCQVFGKIFADQDEGIIINVSSMNAFTPLTKIPAYSGAKAAVSNFTQWLAVHMSQNYSTDIRVNAIAPGFLLTEQNRFLLVDEKNDGLTDRGQTIIDHTPMGKFGDPEDLITTVLWLLSPGSEFVHGAVIPIDGGFSAYSGV; via the coding sequence GTGGATTTTGCTAAAATTAATGATTTGAATGATAAGGTGGCAGTTATTACTGGTGGAGCTGGAGTTTTATGTTCAGAAATGTCTAGATATCTTGGTAGGAGTGGAGCCAAAGTAGTTGTACTTGATATAGCCGAAGAGGCACTGGAGGCAATAAGTAAAGACCTGGATGAGTTAGGTGTCGAACATTTAACAATTAAGACAGATGTCCTGGATAAAGGGAGTATTCAAAATGCGGCAAATAAAGTTTTGTCAGAATATGGCAGAATAGACATCTTGATTAATGGTGCTGGTGGTAATAAAGCTGAGGTGACTACCGGCCCTGATAAGTCGTTTTTTGACCTGCCGGAAGATGCTGTAAAATGGGTTTTTGACCTTAATTTCATGGGAACATTTTTGTGTTGTCAGGTTTTTGGAAAGATATTTGCAGATCAAGATGAGGGGATTATAATAAATGTTTCTTCAATGAATGCCTTTACACCTTTAACAAAAATTCCTGCTTATTCAGGGGCTAAGGCAGCAGTAAGTAATTTTACTCAATGGCTAGCTGTTCATATGTCTCAGAACTATTCAACAGATATTAGGGTTAATGCTATTGCTCCTGGTTTTCTCTTAACAGAACAGAATAGGTTTTTGCTGGTGGATGAAAAGAACGATGGTTTAACAGACAGGGGTCAGACTATTATAGATCATACCCCTATGGGTAAATTTGGTGATCCGGAAGACCTAATTACAACCGTACTCTGGCTTCTTTCCCCTGGTTCTGAATTTGTTCATGGTGCAGTAATTCCGATTGATGGTGGTTTTTCTGCATATAGTGGTGTATAA
- a CDS encoding GntR family transcriptional regulator: MDNLNVDDNIKASNAKEFAYKVIKKNILNLNFLPGIQMGENDLSEALNISRTPIRDAISILSNEKLVEVYPQKGTYVSKIAMQRVKEAVFIRTTMESAAAKMACDSFTDKDFYILDSNLNQQELAIENNALSDYNKLDNQMHEYFFKGNRFQYTWQLIHNFSADYYRIRYIKLKLKLRLKETINEHKEIIQAIKTRDAVSACQQLEKHIKYVYDDVEVINKKYSNYFV; this comes from the coding sequence ATGGATAATTTGAATGTTGATGATAACATAAAAGCTAGTAATGCAAAGGAATTTGCGTATAAAGTTATTAAAAAGAATATTTTAAATCTTAATTTTTTACCAGGGATACAGATGGGAGAAAATGATTTATCAGAAGCATTGAATATAAGCAGGACCCCCATTAGAGATGCAATTTCCATATTGTCTAATGAGAAATTAGTTGAAGTTTATCCTCAAAAGGGAACATATGTATCAAAAATAGCTATGCAGCGAGTTAAAGAAGCTGTTTTTATACGTACTACGATGGAAAGCGCAGCGGCAAAGATGGCTTGTGATAGTTTTACAGATAAGGATTTTTATATCCTAGATTCAAATTTGAACCAGCAGGAATTAGCTATTGAAAATAATGCATTATCAGATTATAATAAACTTGACAATCAAATGCATGAATACTTTTTTAAGGGTAATCGCTTTCAGTATACCTGGCAATTAATTCATAATTTTAGTGCTGATTATTATAGAATTCGCTATATAAAGTTAAAACTCAAATTACGGCTGAAAGAAACTATAAATGAGCATAAAGAAATTATTCAAGCTATTAAAACTAGGGATGCAGTCTCTGCCTGTCAACAATTAGAGAAACATATAAAATATGTCTATGATGATGTGGAAGTAATCAATAAAAAGTATTCTAATTATTTTGTATAA
- the uxuA gene encoding mannonate dehydratase, translating into MKMTLRWYGDDDQVTLDKIKQIPGVTGIVSAIYDVPVGEVWSLEKILELKKKVDSKGLKLETIESVPVHEDIKMGLPSRDKYIENYQETLRNLGQAGIDVVCYNFMPVFDWTRSELNYELPDGSNALIYNEDTVMKMDPLTGELDLPGWDTSYENDGLRELLARYQDISEEDLWENLRYFLEGIIPVAEEAEIKMAIHPDDPPWSIFGLPRIITNKENLERFIKLVDSPSNGLTLCTGSLGVNPDNNIPDLVRYFGDKGRIHFAHVRNIKITGERNFEEAAHLSTAGSLDIYEILKAYHEVGFEGPMRPDHGRMIWGETGRPGYGLYDRALGATYLNGIWESLEKSE; encoded by the coding sequence ATGAAAATGACTTTGAGATGGTATGGTGATGATGATCAAGTTACCCTGGATAAGATTAAACAGATTCCAGGTGTTACAGGTATTGTATCTGCCATTTATGATGTTCCTGTTGGCGAGGTTTGGTCTCTGGAAAAAATTTTAGAACTTAAAAAGAAGGTAGACTCAAAAGGGTTAAAACTGGAGACAATTGAAAGTGTACCTGTTCATGAAGATATTAAAATGGGATTGCCTAGTAGAGATAAGTATATAGAGAATTATCAAGAGACTTTAAGGAATTTAGGCCAGGCTGGAATTGATGTTGTTTGTTATAATTTTATGCCTGTCTTTGATTGGACAAGATCTGAATTGAATTATGAATTGCCTGATGGTTCTAATGCTTTGATATATAATGAAGATACAGTAATGAAGATGGATCCCTTGACTGGAGAACTAGATCTTCCAGGTTGGGATACTAGTTATGAAAATGATGGATTAAGAGAATTGTTAGCAAGGTATCAGGATATTAGTGAAGAAGATCTTTGGGAAAATCTTAGATATTTCTTGGAGGGAATTATACCAGTGGCTGAAGAGGCTGAAATTAAGATGGCTATTCACCCAGATGATCCACCATGGTCTATCTTTGGTTTACCAAGAATTATAACAAATAAAGAGAATTTAGAAAGATTCATAAAATTGGTAGACAGCCCTAGTAATGGACTAACTTTATGTACCGGTTCTCTGGGAGTGAATCCAGATAATAATATCCCTGATTTAGTCAGGTATTTTGGTGATAAAGGGAGAATACATTTTGCTCATGTGCGAAATATAAAAATTACTGGGGAGAGAAATTTCGAAGAAGCAGCCCACCTTAGTACTGCTGGTTCTTTAGATATTTATGAAATATTAAAAGCCTATCATGAGGTTGGTTTTGAGGGTCCGATGAGACCAGACCATGGAAGGATGATTTGGGGTGAAACAGGGCGGCCTGGTTATGGTTTATATGATAGGGCCTTAGGGGCAACTTATTTAAATGGCATTTGGGAAAGTCTAGAGAAAAGCGAATAA
- a CDS encoding TRAP transporter substrate-binding protein: MKNLTLCSLLVIVLVVGIASIGFAAPQYKWSLASVLPEAHPVHKALVYFADKVYEHTDGQVKVTVYPAGQLGQEKDFIEGLQLGTIDIAKVSSAPLGQFSKTLQVVSLPFIFRDIEHQHAVLRGSIGEKLMSDLYDNGFKGLTFLDSGFRSVTNSVRPIRKPADLEGLKIRVMKSKPLIDTINAFGATAVPMGQSEVYVALQQNVIDGWENSEPTVIAFNMQEVAKYYSYTRHVAIPDILIMRKDLFASVPKDIQKGIMDAARETAPYQTKVWNEFVNEAIKQLKNKGMVFNEVDNIEDFQEVVQAIYDKYGQEIGKDLIDSIVNY, translated from the coding sequence ATGAAAAACTTAACACTTTGTAGTTTGTTGGTTATTGTATTGGTAGTTGGAATAGCAAGTATAGGTTTTGCTGCACCGCAATATAAATGGTCACTAGCTTCTGTGTTACCCGAAGCACATCCAGTACATAAAGCATTGGTATATTTTGCTGATAAAGTTTATGAACATACAGATGGACAGGTGAAAGTTACTGTTTATCCTGCTGGTCAGTTGGGCCAGGAAAAAGATTTTATTGAGGGATTACAGTTAGGAACAATCGATATTGCTAAAGTATCATCTGCTCCTTTAGGGCAGTTCTCCAAGACCTTACAAGTAGTTAGTCTGCCATTTATTTTCCGCGATATCGAACATCAGCATGCTGTTTTGAGGGGATCAATCGGGGAAAAATTAATGAGTGATTTGTATGACAATGGGTTTAAGGGATTAACCTTTTTAGATTCAGGTTTTAGGAGTGTGACTAATAGTGTTCGTCCTATCAGAAAACCTGCTGATCTTGAAGGGCTTAAGATAAGAGTTATGAAGAGTAAACCTCTTATTGATACTATCAATGCATTTGGAGCAACTGCTGTACCTATGGGACAGTCAGAGGTTTATGTAGCACTACAACAGAATGTGATAGATGGTTGGGAAAACAGTGAACCTACAGTGATTGCCTTTAATATGCAGGAGGTTGCAAAATACTATTCATATACACGTCATGTTGCCATCCCAGATATACTCATTATGAGAAAAGATCTTTTTGCTTCAGTGCCTAAAGATATTCAGAAGGGTATTATGGACGCAGCTAGAGAAACTGCTCCTTATCAAACAAAGGTATGGAATGAATTTGTTAATGAGGCTATAAAACAGCTAAAGAATAAAGGCATGGTATTTAATGAAGTGGATAATATTGAGGACTTTCAAGAAGTAGTACAAGCAATTTATGATAAATATGGTCAAGAGATTGGCAAGGATCTTATTGATTCAATAGTAAATTACTAG
- a CDS encoding TRAP transporter large permease — protein sequence MIYLLLIAFFVLLISNIPIAFTLLFSSSIFLHEWGMISPGILPNKVFNGINSFPYLAVPFFILAGQLMNKTGITTRLVKFADIVIGKIHGGLAQANILSSIIFAGLTGSGVADTSAVGSILIPAMTEQGFDKDYSAAVTAASSVIGPIIPPSVLMVIYANIVGISVGDLFVAGFIPGVLIGLGLMILAYYFAKRDNHPRRTEAVSTKEVLLTTKDALLAILMPVIIIGGIVGGIFTPTEAAAVAVAYALFVGFFIFRSLKLSDLPSALLESVKTTGTILIIIACAAIFGWALTILRVPSLLAAAITGVTQNPLIVLLFINILLLFVGMIMEIGAAVIILAPILAPLVAQLGIDPLHFAIIMVVNLNIGLATPPLGVCLFVAAPIAKTTLERVSRAILPFLAVEIAVLFLLTYWPKLVLFLPNLLGYGR from the coding sequence ATGATATATTTGTTGCTTATTGCCTTTTTTGTATTATTAATTTCTAATATCCCAATTGCTTTTACTCTATTATTTTCTTCTTCTATATTTTTGCATGAATGGGGAATGATTTCTCCAGGTATCCTACCGAATAAAGTATTTAATGGCATCAATTCTTTTCCATATCTGGCCGTACCATTTTTTATCCTGGCAGGTCAATTAATGAATAAGACAGGAATTACAACTAGACTGGTTAAATTTGCAGATATTGTTATAGGGAAAATACATGGTGGTCTGGCCCAGGCCAATATATTATCCAGTATAATATTTGCAGGTTTAACTGGCTCAGGGGTTGCTGATACATCAGCAGTTGGATCTATACTAATTCCAGCAATGACCGAGCAAGGCTTTGATAAAGATTATAGTGCAGCAGTTACTGCCGCTTCTTCAGTAATCGGTCCAATTATCCCTCCTAGTGTATTAATGGTTATTTATGCTAATATCGTAGGGATATCTGTTGGGGATTTATTTGTGGCCGGTTTTATTCCTGGTGTATTAATAGGCTTAGGATTAATGATTTTAGCATATTACTTTGCCAAAAGAGATAACCATCCCAGAAGAACTGAAGCAGTATCGACTAAAGAGGTTTTACTTACCACCAAAGATGCCTTATTAGCCATATTAATGCCTGTGATTATAATAGGTGGTATAGTAGGTGGGATATTTACTCCAACTGAAGCCGCCGCTGTAGCAGTAGCCTATGCATTATTTGTAGGATTTTTCATTTTTCGTTCCTTAAAGTTAAGTGACCTACCTTCAGCCTTATTAGAGAGTGTAAAAACTACAGGGACTATATTAATCATTATAGCCTGTGCGGCAATTTTTGGATGGGCATTAACAATATTACGAGTGCCTTCACTTTTAGCAGCAGCCATTACAGGAGTTACGCAAAATCCTTTAATTGTATTATTATTTATAAATATATTATTATTATTTGTAGGGATGATTATGGAGATTGGGGCAGCAGTAATAATCTTAGCTCCTATTTTAGCTCCTTTAGTAGCCCAATTGGGAATTGATCCCTTACATTTTGCAATTATTATGGTAGTAAATCTAAATATTGGACTGGCTACACCGCCATTAGGGGTATGTTTATTTGTAGCGGCGCCAATTGCTAAAACTACATTAGAAAGGGTTTCTAGAGCTATCTTACCATTCTTAGCTGTTGAAATAGCTGTCTTGTTTTTATTGACTTATTGGCCTAAATTAGTATTGTTTCTACCAAATTTATTAGGGTATGGTAGGTAA
- a CDS encoding zinc-binding alcohol dehydrogenase family protein → MKGVRIKEPRKVDLIDIQKKEPSKNEALLKVKSAGICGSDIGAFRGANQLVSYPRIIGHEIAGEVLSIPENTRGIKKGDKVIVDPYLYCGHCYPCSIKRTNCCEKLEVLGVHVDGGMVEYFTHPAEMLYKVPDDMEWGLIPLAEPLTIAIHGLHRGRLKEGEHVAINGAGTIGLLAAMAAQYYGAIPILIDLVEDRLEFAKSLGITNVINLLEEDVIEKISKYTDGRRAEMVLEASGANEAIRNTLEMVSYAGRIVFTGWPKKETLLPTDIITKKEIDIRGGRTSVGEFEEAIDLIYNNKIKAKAIITKIISMEDVPETIIDIEENPGDYLKVNVMVS, encoded by the coding sequence ATGAAAGGTGTAAGGATTAAAGAACCCCGGAAAGTAGACCTGATAGATATACAAAAAAAAGAGCCTTCTAAAAATGAAGCGTTATTGAAGGTAAAATCAGCTGGTATATGTGGTTCTGATATTGGCGCATTTCGTGGGGCAAATCAGTTAGTATCTTATCCTAGAATCATAGGACATGAAATTGCGGGAGAGGTTTTATCGATACCAGAAAATACCAGAGGAATTAAAAAAGGAGATAAAGTTATTGTTGACCCTTATCTTTATTGCGGTCATTGTTATCCATGTAGTATTAAAAGAACTAATTGTTGTGAAAAATTAGAAGTGCTTGGAGTACATGTAGATGGTGGAATGGTAGAATATTTTACCCACCCAGCAGAAATGTTGTATAAGGTTCCCGATGATATGGAATGGGGATTGATTCCTCTAGCAGAACCTCTAACCATAGCCATACATGGATTACATCGAGGTCGCTTGAAAGAAGGAGAACATGTTGCTATTAATGGAGCGGGTACAATAGGATTGCTTGCTGCTATGGCTGCTCAATACTATGGAGCAATACCGATTTTAATAGATTTAGTAGAAGATCGCTTAGAATTTGCCAAAAGTCTTGGAATAACTAATGTAATAAATTTATTAGAGGAAGATGTAATAGAGAAGATTTCTAAGTATACTGATGGTCGAAGGGCAGAAATGGTCTTAGAGGCTTCAGGTGCAAATGAAGCAATTCGAAATACATTAGAAATGGTTTCTTATGCAGGAAGAATTGTTTTTACTGGATGGCCTAAAAAAGAAACACTCTTACCAACGGATATTATTACCAAGAAAGAAATTGATATTCGTGGTGGCAGGACTAGTGTAGGTGAATTTGAAGAGGCAATCGACTTAATATATAATAATAAAATTAAGGCTAAGGCTATAATTACAAAAATAATAAGTATGGAAGATGTGCCAGAAACAATTATTGATATTGAAGAAAATCCAGGTGATTACCTTAAAGTAAATGTCATGGTAAGCTAG
- a CDS encoding type II toxin-antitoxin system VapC family toxin gives MIITIDVSAAVEIVMGRPKQKILIDILKNADWIIAPSLYIYEASNVMWKYHSIQNYPIDDLLNKTRHMIDIVDQFIKSKDIYEEAIPLSCKIDHPAYDAMYLVTCRRKNSTLITLDKRLIKLANKLDISVASIS, from the coding sequence ATGATTATCACAATTGATGTTAGTGCTGCTGTTGAAATAGTTATGGGGAGACCAAAACAAAAAATACTAATTGATATCCTTAAAAATGCTGACTGGATTATAGCTCCCTCCCTATATATTTATGAAGCATCCAATGTTATGTGGAAATATCATTCCATTCAAAACTATCCTATTGACGATTTGCTTAATAAAACAAGACATATGATAGATATAGTGGACCAATTTATCAAATCAAAAGATATTTATGAAGAAGCTATTCCTCTCTCATGTAAAATTGATCACCCCGCATATGATGCAATGTATCTAGTTACTTGTAGAAGAAAAAACTCTACTTTAATAACTTTAGATAAACGATTAATAAAACTTGCTAATAAACTTGATATCTCAGTTGCATCTATTAGCTAA
- a CDS encoding DctP family TRAP transporter solute-binding subunit — translation MKKISIVLFISLLVVAMIGGNILAKDLNPSPENPVTLRIGAGDAQEDLAVGLEYTIIKLFESMVETNTSGAIQVEIFPGGQLGSLMSMLEAVQGGQLEAMSGTGVITSIYPEWQVFSIPYLFQNSDIAMSVMNESDFMADIYEDMREETGVRVLGVAQNGFRHFTNNERVIKTPEDLKGLKFRVMQGQIYQKVVEAAGGTATPIAWSELYTALQTGVVDGQENPISAVKLGSLDEVQKYITLDGHLWSENFLVINDEFFNSLPKKYQVEILNAGKEAALAGTASEHIASYVNGVNYVTEKGMSIYRPTPAELELFKAKTQPSVIEWLSSEIGSDVVEGMLDTVEKYEKKLGYK, via the coding sequence GTGAAAAAGATAAGTATAGTTTTATTTATTAGTTTGTTGGTTGTAGCAATGATTGGCGGCAATATTTTAGCCAAAGATTTGAATCCTAGTCCAGAAAACCCAGTAACTCTTCGTATTGGTGCCGGTGATGCTCAAGAAGATTTAGCAGTAGGTCTGGAATATACAATAATTAAGCTTTTTGAATCTATGGTTGAAACTAATACCAGTGGGGCTATCCAGGTGGAAATTTTCCCAGGAGGACAGCTGGGTTCCTTAATGTCTATGTTAGAAGCCGTACAGGGCGGACAATTAGAGGCCATGTCTGGGACAGGGGTAATAACCTCTATATACCCTGAATGGCAGGTGTTTTCAATTCCATATCTGTTCCAGAACTCTGATATAGCTATGTCTGTAATGAATGAAAGTGATTTTATGGCAGATATCTATGAAGATATGAGAGAAGAAACTGGAGTCAGGGTTTTAGGTGTAGCTCAGAATGGATTTAGACACTTTACTAATAATGAAAGAGTAATAAAAACCCCAGAAGATTTAAAAGGACTTAAATTTAGAGTAATGCAAGGTCAAATTTACCAGAAGGTTGTTGAAGCAGCTGGTGGAACTGCAACTCCAATAGCCTGGTCTGAACTTTATACAGCCCTCCAAACTGGGGTAGTTGATGGTCAGGAAAACCCTATTTCAGCTGTAAAATTAGGGAGTTTAGATGAAGTACAAAAATATATTACCTTAGATGGTCATCTATGGAGCGAAAACTTTTTAGTTATCAATGATGAATTCTTTAATAGTCTACCGAAAAAGTATCAAGTAGAAATATTAAATGCAGGTAAAGAAGCCGCTCTAGCTGGTACCGCCTCTGAACACATTGCTTCCTACGTTAATGGTGTTAATTATGTAACAGAAAAAGGAATGTCAATTTATAGACCTACTCCTGCTGAGTTAGAATTATTTAAAGCCAAGACTCAACCATCAGTAATTGAATGGTTAAGTTCTGAAATTGGTTCAGATGTTGTAGAGGGTATGTTAGATACTGTTGAAAAATATGAAAAGAAATTAGGTTATAAATAA
- a CDS encoding TRAP transporter small permease — MLNSLKNITVTISDSINKVAKITAVIFLAVLVSIVLLQIVFRYILNLGLPWVDELSRFLNIWIGFLGASIGFKYGEHVGVAFFVEKLPEKKLRIFNFVTKLISLALFIFVIYYSFGFIVDSRSLTPAMNLSYKWPKSSLFIGFSIIGIHLVSFILTDIVDFMNGNFSIAKSNNS, encoded by the coding sequence TTGCTTAATAGTCTAAAAAATATTACAGTAACTATCAGTGATTCAATTAATAAAGTAGCAAAAATAACAGCGGTTATATTTCTAGCTGTATTAGTAAGCATAGTCTTATTACAGATAGTTTTTCGCTATATCTTAAATTTAGGCCTTCCCTGGGTTGATGAACTTTCACGTTTTTTAAATATCTGGATAGGATTTTTAGGTGCCAGTATTGGGTTTAAATATGGTGAGCATGTTGGTGTTGCGTTTTTTGTTGAGAAGTTACCCGAAAAAAAATTAAGGATATTTAACTTTGTAACCAAGCTAATATCATTAGCCCTATTTATTTTTGTTATCTACTATAGTTTTGGATTTATTGTAGATTCAAGATCATTAACACCTGCTATGAATCTATCGTATAAATGGCCTAAATCCAGTTTATTTATAGGTTTTAGTATTATAGGTATTCACTTGGTAAGTTTTATTCTAACAGATATAGTTGACTTTATGAATGGTAATTTTTCTATAGCTAAGTCTAATAACTCATAA
- a CDS encoding TRAP transporter small permease, translated as MNKLINILNGLEKVITIITGIMILLLTLLISWQVFSRYVLNTGQFWAEELAVISMMWIGFLGAAGALWTDSHIGLNLFVQRFPESLQLCLCVLRNIILTAFSLILFYNGIILVKRTMGGTLSALGFSIGYSYLIVPVSGLLLVLFAIIKSAKEIFDYFGLGVN; from the coding sequence ATGAATAAGTTAATTAATATTTTAAATGGCTTAGAAAAAGTAATTACTATTATCACGGGGATTATGATTTTATTATTAACATTATTGATTAGCTGGCAGGTTTTTTCAAGATATGTTCTCAATACGGGACAGTTCTGGGCTGAAGAATTAGCAGTGATTTCAATGATGTGGATTGGGTTTTTAGGTGCTGCTGGTGCTCTATGGACTGATTCCCACATAGGGTTAAATCTTTTTGTTCAAAGATTTCCAGAATCTTTACAGTTATGTTTGTGTGTTTTGAGAAATATAATATTAACTGCATTTTCACTAATATTATTTTATAATGGGATTATTTTAGTGAAAAGGACGATGGGTGGCACATTATCAGCCTTAGGTTTTTCAATCGGGTATTCTTACCTGATTGTTCCTGTATCGGGATTATTACTAGTTTTATTTGCAATAATAAAATCAGCAAAAGAAATATTTGACTATTTTGGTTTAGGGGTGAATTAA